One segment of Streptomyces sp. YIM 121038 DNA contains the following:
- a CDS encoding aldehyde dehydrogenase family protein, with protein sequence MNDPDPADPSALVARLRATFRTGRTRPLDWRERQLTRLRELLSEHREDFADALHADLGKPRAEAYRSEVDFSIREIDHTLEHLEEWLRPQDVDVRGVFGEAARAGTQYDPLGVVLVIAPWNYPAQLLLVPVAGALAAGNAVVVKPSELAPATSALIAELLPRYLDTDAVAVVEGGVPETTALLAQRFDHIFYTGNGTVGRIVMRAAAEHLTPVTLELGGKSPVFVDAGVDTAETARRLARAKFANAGQTCVAPDYVLTDPDTARALAADLAAAVEELYGPDPAASDAYGRIVDERHFDRLSALFGSGRVVTGGQSDRAAKYIAPTVLAGVRPDEPVMREEIFGPVLPIVEVADLDEAIAFINDRDKPLALYAFTDSAATRERIAAQTSSGGLGFGLPMAHLSVPELPFGGVGESGMGAYHGPHSIAVFSHRKARLDVPLGS encoded by the coding sequence ATGAACGACCCCGACCCCGCCGACCCCTCGGCCCTCGTCGCCCGGCTGCGCGCGACCTTCCGCACCGGCCGCACCCGCCCCCTCGACTGGCGCGAGCGCCAGCTCACCCGGTTGCGGGAGCTGCTCAGCGAACACCGCGAGGACTTCGCCGACGCGCTCCACGCGGACCTCGGCAAGCCCCGAGCCGAGGCCTACCGCTCCGAAGTGGACTTCTCGATCCGCGAGATCGACCACACCCTGGAGCACCTGGAGGAGTGGCTGCGCCCGCAGGACGTCGACGTGCGCGGCGTCTTCGGCGAGGCGGCGCGCGCCGGTACGCAGTACGACCCGCTCGGCGTCGTCCTCGTGATCGCGCCCTGGAACTACCCCGCCCAGCTCCTCCTCGTGCCCGTCGCCGGGGCACTCGCCGCGGGCAACGCGGTGGTCGTCAAGCCCAGCGAGCTGGCTCCCGCCACCTCCGCGCTGATCGCCGAGCTGCTGCCGCGCTACCTGGACACCGACGCCGTGGCCGTCGTCGAGGGCGGGGTGCCCGAGACCACGGCCCTGCTCGCGCAGCGCTTCGACCACATCTTCTACACCGGCAACGGCACCGTGGGCCGCATCGTCATGCGGGCCGCCGCCGAGCACCTCACGCCGGTCACGCTCGAACTCGGCGGCAAGTCACCGGTGTTCGTCGACGCGGGCGTCGACACCGCGGAGACCGCACGGCGCCTGGCCCGCGCCAAGTTCGCGAACGCGGGCCAGACCTGCGTGGCGCCCGACTACGTCCTCACCGACCCGGACACCGCCCGCGCGCTCGCGGCCGACCTGGCCGCGGCGGTCGAGGAGCTGTACGGGCCGGACCCGGCGGCGTCGGACGCGTACGGGCGCATCGTCGACGAACGGCACTTCGACCGGCTGTCCGCGCTGTTCGGCTCGGGCCGCGTGGTCACCGGCGGGCAGAGCGACCGGGCCGCGAAGTACATCGCGCCGACCGTGCTCGCCGGGGTGCGGCCCGACGAGCCGGTCATGCGGGAGGAGATCTTCGGGCCCGTCCTGCCGATCGTCGAGGTGGCGGACCTGGACGAGGCGATCGCGTTCATCAACGACCGGGACAAGCCGCTGGCCCTGTACGCCTTCACCGACTCGGCGGCCACGCGCGAGCGCATCGCCGCGCAGACCTCGTCGGGAGGCCTCGGCTTCGGGCTGCCGATGGCTCATCTCTCGGTCCCCGAGCTGCCGTTCGGCGGGGTCGGCGAGAGCGGCATGGGCGCCTACCACGGGCCGCACTCGATCGCGGTCTTCAGCCACCGCAAGGCGCGCCTGGACGTGCCGCTCGGCTCCTGA
- a CDS encoding GNAT family protein, with product MNSELLSTPRRVRFVELSAVALRALADGDLAGGSAEAGVALDAHFVRDRARSIFAHRADQVVRDPSAAPWITRAAVSEPDGTVIGDAGFHGPPDAAGAVEVGYTVVPGHRRRGYARAMLKALLVRAAAEPGVRTVRATIRSDNSASLATIAGFGFTRVGERRDAHGGLVLVFEVPADAVRAA from the coding sequence ATGAACAGCGAACTTCTCTCCACACCCCGACGCGTCCGCTTCGTCGAGCTCAGCGCGGTGGCGTTGCGGGCCCTTGCCGACGGCGACCTCGCGGGGGGCAGCGCCGAGGCCGGGGTCGCCCTCGACGCACACTTCGTCCGCGACCGGGCCCGGTCGATCTTCGCCCACCGCGCCGACCAGGTCGTCCGAGACCCGTCGGCCGCGCCCTGGATCACGCGGGCCGCGGTGTCCGAGCCGGACGGCACCGTCATCGGCGACGCCGGGTTCCACGGGCCGCCGGACGCGGCCGGTGCGGTCGAGGTCGGCTACACCGTCGTGCCGGGGCACCGCCGCCGGGGCTATGCCCGCGCCATGCTGAAGGCGCTGCTCGTCAGGGCCGCCGCCGAACCCGGTGTCAGGACCGTGCGGGCCACCATCAGGTCCGACAACAGCGCGTCCCTGGCCACCATCGCGGGCTTCGGTTTCACCCGCGTCGGCGAGCGGCGCGACGCGCACGGCGGGCTCGTGCTCGTCTTCGAGGTCCCGGCGGACGCGGTGCGGGCCGCGTAG
- a CDS encoding TetR/AcrR family transcriptional regulator → MAADRLSEALDATYACLSRYGVRRTTVDDIAREMGVSRSAVYQYVRGKDDAVRKLAMRLHDRALARAEAAAVAPVPPAERVHGILAAKLDLVLDLTGRSPHAVELLDPGARLSGDICDAFTARLRALLTEQFTAAGRDAAVHGQVRGAVAHGQAVAGPGPVRASPGEPAALAPTPAQCADICLALVVGLETAPDAARLLRPATDALLTGLLPHRTAPLRPLQRTTS, encoded by the coding sequence GTGGCCGCCGACCGGCTCTCCGAGGCCCTCGACGCGACGTACGCGTGCCTGAGCAGGTACGGCGTGCGGCGGACCACGGTGGACGACATCGCCCGCGAGATGGGGGTGTCGCGGTCGGCGGTCTATCAGTACGTGCGCGGCAAGGACGACGCGGTCCGCAAGCTCGCCATGCGCCTGCACGACCGGGCGCTCGCACGGGCCGAGGCCGCCGCCGTCGCCCCGGTCCCGCCCGCCGAGCGCGTCCACGGCATCCTCGCGGCGAAGCTGGACCTGGTCCTCGACCTCACCGGCCGCTCCCCGCACGCCGTGGAACTCCTCGACCCGGGCGCCCGCCTCTCCGGCGACATCTGCGACGCGTTCACGGCCCGGCTACGGGCGCTCCTGACGGAACAGTTCACGGCGGCAGGCCGTGACGCGGCGGTGCACGGTCAAGTCCGTGGCGCGGTGGCACACGGTCAAGCGGTCGCCGGCCCCGGCCCCGTCCGGGCCAGCCCGGGGGAGCCCGCCGCCCTCGCCCCCACGCCCGCGCAGTGCGCCGACATCTGCCTCGCCCTCGTCGTCGGCCTCGAAACCGCGCCCGACGCGGCCCGCCTGTTGCGGCCCGCGACGGACGCCCTGCTCACGGGGCTGCTGCCCCACCGCACCGCACCGCTCCGACCCCTCCAGAGGACCACCTCATGA
- a CDS encoding PadR family transcriptional regulator codes for MALRHAVLAALLDGEFSGYQLAKGFDIGVANFWHALPQQLYAELSRLEGEGLAAGREVVQEGRPNKRLFTVTDAGVAELERFAADTAKPSFIRDDLLVKVQAVDGVDATPVITQLRERARVAEAKTEVLSALLRRLRGDLDEEEFLRTGRRIGPYLTCQRGLAFERETRAWCERSADLLAARGEGAVRRGSGRAQA; via the coding sequence ATGGCCCTGCGGCACGCGGTGCTCGCGGCGCTGCTCGACGGCGAGTTCAGCGGCTATCAGCTCGCCAAGGGGTTCGACATCGGCGTCGCCAACTTCTGGCACGCGCTGCCGCAGCAGCTGTACGCCGAGCTGTCGCGCCTGGAGGGCGAAGGCCTGGCCGCCGGGCGCGAGGTGGTGCAGGAAGGGCGGCCGAACAAGCGGCTCTTCACGGTGACGGACGCGGGCGTCGCCGAGCTGGAGCGGTTCGCGGCGGACACCGCCAAACCGTCGTTCATCCGCGACGACCTGCTGGTCAAGGTGCAGGCCGTGGACGGGGTCGACGCCACCCCGGTGATCACCCAGCTCCGGGAGCGCGCCCGGGTCGCCGAGGCCAAGACCGAGGTCCTCAGCGCGCTCCTGCGGCGCCTGCGCGGCGACCTGGACGAGGAGGAGTTCCTGCGTACGGGCCGGCGGATCGGACCGTATCTGACGTGTCAGCGCGGGCTCGCCTTCGAACGGGAGACACGCGCGTGGTGCGAGCGGTCGGCGGACCTGCTGGCGGCGCGGGGCGAGGGGGCCGTGCGGCGGGGGAGCGGCCGGGCGCAGGCCTGA
- a CDS encoding exonuclease domain-containing protein — translation MSTFVVFDLEFTTWPGALENDWSGPGQLREIVQIGALRLDADLAVVEEYEVLVRPVVNPRLSAFFTELTGIEQEEVDREGRAPARAIGDFLGFCKGRTALSYGNDMVVVGENAGWARARGERIAASCLDTPFLNVRPWINALAPTTTGVNVGRLWQVLGLPRPAAGQEHAALFDCYSFAAALRHLRAAGAVLPEGCL, via the coding sequence GTGTCCACCTTCGTGGTTTTCGACCTGGAGTTCACCACGTGGCCGGGAGCGCTCGAGAACGACTGGTCGGGTCCCGGGCAGTTGCGGGAGATCGTGCAGATCGGGGCGTTGCGGCTGGACGCGGACCTCGCGGTCGTGGAGGAGTACGAGGTGCTGGTGCGGCCGGTGGTCAATCCGCGGCTCTCGGCGTTCTTCACCGAGCTCACCGGGATCGAGCAGGAGGAGGTCGACCGGGAGGGCCGGGCCCCCGCCCGGGCGATCGGTGACTTCCTGGGGTTCTGCAAGGGCCGGACGGCGCTCTCGTACGGCAACGACATGGTCGTCGTCGGGGAGAACGCGGGCTGGGCGCGGGCGCGCGGCGAGCGCATCGCCGCCAGCTGTCTCGACACCCCCTTCCTGAACGTGCGGCCCTGGATCAACGCACTGGCGCCGACGACGACCGGCGTGAACGTGGGGCGGCTGTGGCAGGTGCTCGGTCTGCCCAGGCCCGCCGCCGGACAGGAGCACGCGGCGCTCTTCGACTGCTACTCCTTCGCGGCCGCTCTCCGGCACCTCCGGGCCGCCGGGGCCGTCCTGCCGGAGGGCTGCCTCTGA
- a CDS encoding nuclear transport factor 2 family protein, translating to MSPTPQEIFERYVYAGSMTRNADAVAETFTEDGVFEAPLVPADAAFPRKLVGRAEIRTAMAAYYERQQQDGRAPNLEKSGYVLHTTTDPDVFIAEIDTVFDGRAGEDDVSVSLVQIFRVRDGRIARLRDYFAPDLVN from the coding sequence ATGTCCCCAACGCCCCAGGAGATCTTCGAGCGGTACGTCTACGCCGGAAGCATGACCCGGAACGCCGACGCCGTCGCCGAGACCTTCACCGAGGACGGCGTCTTCGAGGCGCCGCTCGTGCCCGCCGACGCCGCCTTCCCCAGGAAGCTGGTGGGCCGTGCGGAGATCCGTACCGCGATGGCGGCGTACTACGAGCGGCAGCAGCAGGACGGCCGCGCGCCGAATCTGGAGAAGTCCGGGTACGTGCTGCACACCACCACCGACCCCGACGTGTTCATCGCCGAGATCGACACGGTCTTCGACGGGCGCGCGGGGGAGGACGACGTGAGCGTGTCGCTGGTGCAGATCTTCCGCGTCCGCGACGGAAGGATCGCCCGGCTGCGGGACTACTTCGCGCCCGACCTGGTGAACTGA
- a CDS encoding fibronectin type III domain-containing protein codes for MLSACAWGGEEGGGAAPPDAPRGVTVQAGSATSVHVMWNRSTGRAEIDGYEVYRGATRVKRVPAAQHMVDVTGLKPSATYTFSVRARDADGNLSAGSKKLTVTTPAAVAADSKAPSRPRTLRAEAEGGHAATLSWGASKDNRSVASYEIYQGTTKIHSVGGGTTDTLITGLRPGRTYTFSVKARDAADNFSPASPSARVTTSGSKDSGRGTAPADLRATTHRKDGAYYIDLSWEPPRTGGSVTEYQIHLDGESATSLVFGGTVPQGRMKHSFYVGKKPGETHRVRLRAKLPDGTWGAFSARRTVTTR; via the coding sequence CTGCTGAGCGCTTGCGCCTGGGGCGGTGAGGAGGGCGGGGGCGCGGCGCCGCCGGACGCGCCGCGCGGGGTCACCGTGCAGGCGGGCAGCGCCACGTCCGTGCACGTGATGTGGAACCGGTCCACCGGCCGCGCCGAGATCGACGGGTACGAGGTGTACCGGGGCGCCACCCGGGTCAAGCGCGTCCCGGCCGCGCAGCACATGGTCGACGTCACCGGGCTCAAACCGTCGGCCACGTACACCTTCTCCGTCCGGGCCCGCGACGCCGACGGGAACCTCAGCGCGGGCAGCAAGAAGCTGACGGTCACCACGCCCGCCGCGGTCGCGGCCGACTCCAAGGCGCCCTCGCGTCCGCGCACCCTGCGCGCCGAGGCCGAGGGCGGGCACGCCGCGACCCTCTCGTGGGGCGCGTCGAAGGACAACCGGAGCGTGGCCTCGTACGAGATCTACCAGGGCACGACGAAGATCCACAGCGTGGGCGGCGGCACCACGGACACGCTCATCACGGGGCTGCGGCCGGGCCGGACGTACACCTTCAGCGTGAAGGCGCGGGACGCCGCCGACAACTTCTCGCCCGCGAGCCCCTCCGCACGCGTGACCACCTCGGGCAGCAAGGACAGCGGGCGCGGCACCGCGCCGGCCGACCTCCGCGCGACGACGCACCGCAAGGACGGGGCGTACTACATCGACCTGTCCTGGGAGCCGCCGCGCACCGGCGGCTCGGTGACGGAGTATCAGATCCATTTGGACGGGGAGAGCGCCACCTCGCTCGTCTTCGGCGGCACGGTCCCGCAGGGCCGGATGAAGCACAGCTTCTACGTGGGCAAGAAGCCCGGCGAGACGCACCGCGTGCGGCTGCGCGCCAAGCTGCCCGACGGCACCTGGGGCGCCTTCTCGGCCCGGCGCACGGTCACCACGCGGTGA
- a CDS encoding type 1 glutamine amidotransferase domain-containing protein, protein MAKILMVVTGSAVWTLADGTAHPSGYWAEEVSAPWQAFTAAGHEVVVATPGGVVPTMDPASLAPELNGGQENADAIAADLARVTALRQPVAVEDVRLDEYAAVFYPGGHGPMEDLAVHAASGALLGDALASGKPLGIVCHGPAALLATADGQGGSPFAGYRVTAFTNAEEVQSGFADRAPWLLQDRLVALGVDFQEGRPWAPYVVADRNLYTGQNPASAAPLAAEIVKALG, encoded by the coding sequence ATGGCGAAGATCCTGATGGTGGTGACCGGCTCCGCCGTATGGACGCTGGCGGACGGCACCGCGCACCCGAGCGGCTACTGGGCCGAGGAGGTCTCGGCCCCCTGGCAGGCCTTCACCGCGGCGGGGCACGAGGTGGTGGTCGCCACGCCCGGCGGCGTCGTACCGACCATGGACCCCGCGAGTCTCGCGCCCGAGCTGAACGGCGGCCAGGAGAACGCCGACGCGATCGCCGCCGACCTGGCGCGCGTCACCGCCCTGCGACAGCCCGTCGCCGTGGAGGACGTGCGGCTCGACGAGTACGCCGCCGTCTTCTACCCGGGCGGCCACGGCCCGATGGAGGACCTCGCGGTGCACGCCGCCTCCGGCGCCCTGCTGGGCGACGCCCTCGCCTCCGGCAAGCCGCTCGGCATCGTCTGCCACGGCCCGGCGGCGCTGCTCGCCACCGCCGACGGGCAGGGCGGATCGCCCTTCGCGGGCTACCGCGTCACGGCCTTCACCAACGCCGAGGAGGTCCAGTCCGGCTTCGCGGACCGTGCGCCGTGGCTGCTCCAGGACCGGCTGGTGGCGCTCGGCGTCGACTTCCAGGAGGGGCGGCCGTGGGCTCCGTACGTGGTGGCCGACCGCAATCTGTACACCGGCCAGAACCCGGCGTCGGCCGCGCCGCTGGCCGCCGAGATCGTCAAGGCGCTGGGCTGA
- a CDS encoding nuclear transport factor 2 family protein, with translation MTAHPAAAAADRFRAAVEKRELAALDGLFTPDVRFYSPVKFRPFEGREMVLGLFGVLLRTFEDFRYVGSFEGTSRTSADGTEAPSAVLLFRATVGGKEIHGIDLLHVDEDGRIKEFTVMVRPQSAVESLGRAVYAGLVAEGLVPPLPEGR, from the coding sequence GTGACCGCGCACCCTGCCGCAGCCGCCGCCGACCGCTTCCGCGCCGCCGTCGAGAAGCGCGAACTCGCCGCCCTGGACGGCCTGTTCACCCCGGACGTCCGCTTCTACAGCCCGGTGAAGTTCCGCCCCTTCGAGGGCCGCGAGATGGTGCTCGGCCTGTTCGGCGTGCTCCTTCGCACCTTCGAGGACTTCCGGTACGTCGGGTCCTTCGAGGGCACGTCCCGGACGAGCGCCGACGGAACCGAGGCCCCTTCGGCGGTGCTGCTCTTCCGGGCGACCGTCGGCGGCAAGGAGATCCACGGGATCGACCTGCTGCACGTCGACGAGGACGGCCGGATCAAGGAGTTCACGGTGATGGTGCGGCCGCAGTCGGCGGTGGAGTCCCTCGGGCGGGCGGTGTACGCGGGCCTCGTCGCCGAGGGACTCGTGCCGCCGCTGCCCGAGGGGCGGTGA
- a CDS encoding sugar phosphate isomerase/epimerase produces the protein MPRPLSVQLYSVRDELAADRAGTLERLAAMGYGAVEAFDVTDDAPGLARIAAGLGLAVSGAHVGHALAGDPGPVFDAVAALGTGLAVVPAGFPHEDFTTRDGLARVADRLNSLARRAARHGLRLGYHNHWWEVEPRLDGAHALDVLAGLLDPDVFLEVDTYWAAVGGADVPALLGRLGDRVEALHLKDGPGTKDDPNVAVGGGTMPVPEVLAAAPDAWRVVEFDACAGDLLGELAASRVYVSALEAA, from the coding sequence ATGCCACGACCGCTCAGCGTCCAGCTGTACTCCGTGCGCGACGAGCTCGCCGCCGACCGGGCGGGGACGCTGGAGCGCCTCGCGGCGATGGGGTACGGCGCGGTGGAGGCCTTCGACGTGACCGACGACGCGCCGGGGCTCGCCCGGATCGCCGCAGGTCTCGGCCTCGCCGTCTCGGGCGCGCACGTCGGCCACGCCCTGGCCGGGGACCCGGGCCCCGTCTTCGACGCCGTCGCCGCGCTCGGCACCGGCCTCGCCGTCGTCCCCGCGGGCTTCCCGCACGAGGACTTCACGACGCGCGACGGGCTCGCCCGCGTCGCGGACCGCCTCAACTCCCTCGCCCGCCGGGCCGCCCGGCACGGGCTGCGGCTCGGCTACCACAACCACTGGTGGGAGGTGGAGCCGCGGCTCGACGGCGCGCACGCCCTCGACGTGCTCGCCGGGCTGCTCGACCCGGACGTGTTCCTGGAGGTCGACACCTATTGGGCGGCGGTCGGCGGCGCGGACGTGCCCGCGCTCCTCGGCCGCCTCGGCGACCGCGTGGAGGCCCTGCACCTCAAGGACGGCCCCGGCACCAAGGACGACCCGAACGTCGCCGTCGGCGGCGGCACCATGCCGGTGCCCGAGGTCCTCGCGGCAGCCCCGGACGCCTGGCGGGTGGTCGAGTTCGACGCGTGCGCGGGCGACCTGCTCGGCGAGCTGGCCGCGAGCCGCGTCTACGTCAGCGCCCTGGAGGCGGCGTGA
- a CDS encoding amidase: MRSTRSTRRTRDIRGTGTTGAAKGVRRTGVAAAAAALVAGTLWAGTPAVHAEGGAEGRASAAGLGVDLDTVTIPQLQARMAKGSLTSKALTSAYLRRIDTVDPKINAVLRTDPTALRQAAASDERHRAGRALGPLDGIPVLLKDNVDTRGMPTTAGSLALAGSPPDANAPLVKRLRKAGAVILGKTNLSEWANFRAARPTSGWSAVGGQTHNPYVLDRNPCGSSAGSGAALAASLAQVAIGTETDGSIVCPAGMNGVVGLKPSLGVVSQSGVVPISAEQDTAGPMARNVVDTALTLAVLSGGDGARPAVSRGFADPGARPGSLRGKRVGLWRLPELGPDVDALMTRTARKLRTAGAEVVEVTPPYQKRLAELEFPALLSEFHRDIDAYLGTREGPRDLAGLIEFNRTHPAEQTCFAGQELFEQALAAPPTTDPAYRAMRAELKDLSRRSIDETLAAHDLDAIAAPTNPPAWTTDCERGDNDVIPSSTPAAVAGYPSLSVPAGFVKELPVGVLLTAGNHQDARLLSLGAAVEQRLQAWRAPRYLPTTGSGSTR, from the coding sequence ATGAGGAGCACGCGAAGCACGAGGCGTACGAGAGACATACGAGGCACAGGGACGACAGGGGCCGCAAAGGGCGTACGGCGGACCGGTGTTGCCGCCGCGGCCGCCGCGCTCGTCGCGGGCACGCTCTGGGCGGGGACGCCCGCCGTGCACGCCGAGGGCGGCGCCGAGGGGCGGGCGTCGGCCGCGGGCCTCGGCGTCGACCTCGACACGGTGACGATCCCGCAGCTCCAGGCGCGGATGGCGAAGGGTTCGCTGACCTCGAAGGCGTTGACCTCCGCCTATCTGCGGCGCATCGACACCGTCGACCCTAAGATCAACGCGGTGCTGCGCACCGACCCGACGGCCCTGCGCCAGGCGGCCGCGAGCGACGAGCGGCACCGCGCGGGCCGCGCCCTCGGCCCGCTCGACGGCATCCCGGTCCTGCTCAAGGACAACGTGGACACCCGCGGCATGCCCACGACGGCCGGGTCGCTCGCCCTCGCCGGAAGCCCGCCGGACGCCAACGCGCCGCTGGTGAAGCGGCTGCGGAAGGCCGGGGCGGTGATCCTCGGCAAGACCAATCTGTCCGAGTGGGCCAACTTCCGCGCGGCCAGGCCGACCTCGGGGTGGTCGGCCGTGGGCGGCCAGACCCACAACCCGTACGTGCTGGACCGCAATCCGTGCGGGTCGTCCGCCGGTTCGGGCGCGGCCCTCGCGGCGTCCCTCGCCCAGGTGGCCATCGGCACCGAGACGGACGGTTCCATCGTGTGCCCGGCCGGGATGAACGGCGTGGTCGGCCTCAAGCCCAGCCTGGGCGTGGTCAGCCAGTCCGGCGTGGTCCCGATCTCCGCCGAGCAGGACACGGCGGGGCCGATGGCGCGCAACGTCGTCGACACCGCGCTCACGCTCGCCGTCCTCAGCGGCGGCGACGGTGCCCGCCCGGCCGTGTCCCGGGGCTTCGCGGACCCGGGAGCGCGCCCGGGCAGCCTGCGCGGCAAGCGCGTCGGCCTGTGGCGGCTGCCCGAGCTCGGCCCGGACGTGGACGCCCTGATGACGCGCACCGCCCGCAAGCTGCGGACCGCCGGGGCCGAGGTCGTCGAGGTGACGCCGCCGTACCAGAAGCGGCTCGCGGAGCTCGAATTCCCGGCGCTGCTCAGTGAGTTCCACCGCGACATCGACGCCTACCTCGGCACCCGCGAGGGCCCGCGCGACCTCGCGGGGCTGATCGAGTTCAACCGCACCCACCCCGCGGAGCAGACCTGCTTCGCCGGGCAGGAGCTGTTCGAGCAGGCGCTCGCGGCGCCGCCCACCACCGACCCCGCCTACCGGGCCATGCGCGCCGAGCTGAAGGACCTCTCCCGGCGCTCCATCGACGAGACCCTGGCCGCCCACGACCTCGACGCCATCGCCGCGCCGACGAACCCGCCCGCCTGGACCACCGACTGCGAGCGGGGCGACAACGACGTCATCCCGTCCTCCACCCCGGCGGCCGTCGCCGGCTACCCGTCCCTCTCGGTGCCCGCCGGGTTCGTGAAGGAGCTGCCCGTCGGCGTGCTCCTGACCGCGGGCAACCACCAGGACGCGCGGCTCCTGTCGCTGGGCGCCGCGGTGGAGCAGCGCCTGCAGGCCTGGCGCGCCCCGCGCTACCTGCCGACGACCGGCTCCGGCAGCACCCGCTGA
- a CDS encoding DUF6191 domain-containing protein, which translates to MTIWLMSFPAFACLLALFALMESVWRWFTGLGLIPWLRRRSGRSLSNIAFDEFTAVVNGNKTVELEQRRVELLLRDDESDGAPPRSSIDLTKGTAFIVVPQGQGAEHPGDAGERRR; encoded by the coding sequence GTGACGATCTGGCTCATGTCGTTCCCGGCGTTCGCGTGTCTGTTGGCCTTGTTCGCCCTGATGGAGAGCGTCTGGCGGTGGTTCACGGGGCTCGGTCTGATCCCGTGGCTGCGCAGACGCTCGGGGCGGTCGTTGTCGAACATCGCCTTCGATGAATTCACCGCGGTCGTGAACGGGAACAAGACGGTGGAGCTGGAGCAGCGGCGGGTGGAGCTGCTGCTGCGGGACGACGAGAGCGACGGCGCGCCGCCCCGGTCCAGCATCGACCTCACCAAGGGCACCGCGTTCATCGTGGTGCCACAGGGCCAGGGGGCCGAGCACCCTGGCGATGCCGGTGAGCGTCGGCGATGA
- a CDS encoding LysR family transcriptional regulator, which translates to MVHRNSDGTGGEGPSAPQPPRAPLDLSLLRTFLAVHRSGSFTAAARLLGLSQPTVTTQVRSLEQQLGRELFERRPRGAVPTSVADELAIQVAGPLDALAAVADRGPLATERPPDPVHLAGPAELVCARVLPALAPLTDQGVRLRVTMGLTDELLDGLRGGRFDLVISTMRLRGRTLSAVPLADEEFVLVASPAWARRIGPERIAADGAAALRGVPLVAYADDLPIARRYWWHVFGERLTARPALTVPDLRGVRSAVAAGAGISVLPRYLCLAELAAGALVPLLLPEDPPINTGYLAQRPGTPRNPHVLLVRDRLLQAAPSW; encoded by the coding sequence ATGGTCCATAGGAATTCCGATGGCACAGGAGGCGAGGGGCCGAGTGCCCCGCAGCCGCCCCGCGCGCCGCTCGACCTGTCGCTGCTGCGCACCTTCCTCGCGGTGCACCGCTCCGGTTCGTTCACCGCGGCCGCGCGGCTGCTCGGCCTGTCCCAGCCGACGGTGACGACGCAAGTACGCTCCCTGGAACAGCAGTTGGGGCGGGAGCTGTTCGAACGGCGGCCGCGCGGGGCCGTCCCCACGTCGGTCGCCGACGAGCTGGCCATCCAGGTGGCGGGGCCCCTGGACGCCCTGGCCGCGGTGGCCGACCGCGGCCCGCTGGCCACCGAGCGGCCGCCGGACCCGGTGCACCTGGCGGGCCCCGCCGAGCTGGTGTGCGCCCGGGTCCTGCCCGCGCTCGCCCCGCTCACCGACCAGGGGGTGCGCCTGCGGGTCACCATGGGCCTGACCGACGAGCTCCTCGACGGACTGCGCGGCGGCCGCTTCGACCTGGTGATCTCCACGATGCGGCTGCGCGGCCGCACGCTCAGCGCGGTGCCGCTCGCCGACGAGGAGTTCGTGCTCGTCGCCTCGCCCGCGTGGGCGCGGCGGATCGGCCCGGAGCGGATCGCCGCCGACGGCGCCGCCGCGCTGCGCGGGGTGCCGCTCGTCGCGTACGCCGACGACCTGCCGATCGCCCGCCGCTACTGGTGGCACGTCTTCGGCGAGCGCCTGACCGCGCGGCCCGCCCTGACGGTGCCGGATCTGCGCGGGGTCCGCTCGGCGGTCGCGGCCGGGGCGGGGATCTCGGTCCTGCCGCGCTATCTGTGTCTGGCGGAGCTGGCCGCGGGCGCGCTGGTGCCGCTGCTCCTTCCGGAGGACCCGCCGATCAACACCGGCTACCTCGCGCAGCGCCCGGGCACGCCGCGCAACCCGCACGTCCTGCTCGTGCGCGACCGGTTGCTACAGGCGGCCCCGTCCTGGTGA